TGCGCTATCTCGGCAAGGTTTCGCCGTACAAGATGTTCCCTGCCATGGCGCCGGCGATGTTGACGGCGTTCTCAACCGCGTCGTCGTCTGCCACGTTGCCTGTCACGATGAACTGCGTCGAAGACAACGCAGGCGTTTCCAATAAGATATCGAGCTTTGTATTGCCGCTCGGCGCAACGGTCAACATGAACGGTACCGCGTTGTATGAATGCGCCGCCGCAATGTTTCTGGCGCAGGCTTACGGGCTGGATCTGACGATCGCCGTGCAGTTTTCCATAGTGATCATCGCATTGCTGACATCCGTCGGGGTTGCCGGTGTGCCGTCGGCATCACTGGTTGCGATTGCGATCATACTTGGCGCGGTCGGCTTGCCCCTGGAAGCGGTGGGTGTGCTGCTGGTCTTCGATCGGATTCTCGACATGATGCGGACCAGCCTCAATATATTCGGCGACTCTTGCTGCGCCGTAATTGTTGCGCGTATGAGCGGTGAGGAAACCAAGCTGGCATTGGATACCAAGAGCTGATCGTCGTGGCATGACGGCAGGCAAGCACCTCGCGTGAGCACTTCATTGCCAGCCAGTCCCTTGCTGTGCCACGTCAATCTTGCGTCAGACTATCGGGGGGGAGAGCGCCAAACCCAATTGCTCATCGAGGAGTTGGCGAAGCGTGGCTATCGCCAACGGTTGGTTGCCCGGCGTAACGGCAAGCTTGCTCCGCGTTGTTCCTCGGTAACCGGACTGGAGATCGTCGAGTCGGCCTCGCAACCGCTGGCAGCGGCATGGGCTGCGCATGGCGCTGATCTGCTGCACGCGCACGAAGCCCGGGGAATCTATGCCTGTTGGCTGGCTGCCCGCCTGCCGCGTGTCCCCTGGTTGCTAACGAGGCGCGTTGACAACCCTTTCAAGTCGTCGCCGTTGCGGGACAGGGCCTACCGTCGAGCCAGTGCTGTGGTCGGCGTTTCACGGACCATTGCGGAACAGATTCAGGCCAGTTACCCAGGGGTACGCTGCACGGTAATTGCGGATGCACATGCTGATCTGGCCAGTGCTCATCGCACGCCGGAAGCCTTGCGGGCGCGGTTTGCCGGCAAAACTGTAGTGGGCCATGTCGGCGCCCTGGATCACGCCCACAAAGGGCAGGGAACGATCATCGAGATGGCCCGTCTTGCGCGGGATCAGCACCCGCAATTGCATTTCGTGCTGGTGGGCGACGGGCGTGATGAGACAACGTTCCGGGCATCGGCCGCGGGCCTGGACAACCTGGAATTCACAGGTTTCGTCGACAACATTGACGATTGGCTGTCAGTGTTTGATCTGTTTGTGTTTCCCTCGTTGCACGAGGGCCTGGGTTCAACGCTGCTCGACGCGATGAGTTTTGGATTGCCGCTGGTCGCGAGCAATGTCGGCGGCATTCCCGATATTGTGGTCGACAAGGTAAACGGTCTCTTGATAGAGCCGGAACGGCCTGAGGAGCTACTGACTGCCGTCCTGACCCTGTTGCAGGACGACAATCTGTATGCGTCGATGCGGGCAGCCAACCTGAGCCAGGCAGATGCGTACAGCCCGGTAGCGATGGCTGACCGCTACGAAGCGCTGTATCGAAAACTGCTGCGAATGCGCTAGCTCGCGGAAATCGCCTTATTCCTCGTCCAGGTGCATGCCAATCGTGTTGTACCCGCCATCGACGTACATGATTTCACCGGCGATGCCTGCGGCAAGATCCGAACAAAGAAAAGCCGCCGCATTGCCGACATCTTCCGGCGTGACGTTACGGCGTATGGGTGAGACCTGTTCCATGTGCGTCAGCATTTTCCGGAAGCCGGCGATACCCGCGGCCGCCAGGGTCTTGATGGCGCCTGCCGATATGCCGTTCACCCGAATGCCACGCGGGCCGAGGTCTGCGGCAAGGAAACGCACGTTTGCTTCCAGACTTGCCTTGGCCAGACCCATGACGTTGTAGTTCGGTACAGCTCGAACAGCGCCGAGGTAGGACAAGGTCAGTATCGCCGAATTGCGGTTTTCCATCAGCGGCAAAGCGGCCTTTGCCAGGCCTGCCAGGCTGTAGCTTGAGATGTCGTGAGCGATCTGGAAACCTTCGCGGGTTACGCTTTCAATATAGGTGCCGGCGAGTTGATCGCGGGGCGCAAAGCCAACTGAGTGAACCAGCACTTCGAAGCCGTCCCACTCTTGTTTGATGGATTCCATCAGCGCGTCGATTTCTGAATCGTGGGCCACGTCCAGCGGGTAGACCAGTGACGAGCCGAGTTCCTTGGCCATATCTTCGACCCGAGGCTTCAGCTTCTCGTTCTGATACGTGAACGCCAGTTCGGCGCCTTCGCGTGCGAATGCCTGTGCGATGCCCCAGGCGATGGACCGTTTGCTGGCGAGCCCTACAATCAGAGCGCGTTTACCTGCCATGAACCCCATACTGATTCCCCGATAGTGCAATAGTGAGACGGTGATTCTAGTGCCGTGGCGCGGCGGCCACAATGCATGTCAGACGACGGGTATGCCGTCGCGTTAGCTGGATTGTGACCTGACGTCGACGTACATCGTCAGTCGCTGGCCAGGGCGCAAAATCTTATTCTTGTCGATCTTGTTCCAGCGCAACAAGTCCGCAACCGTGATACGAAACCGATTGGCGATAAGGTACAGAGAATCGCCATTGCGTACAGTGTAGTTCAGTTTTCGCGTTGTGGAGACATTGCTGGGGGCAGCGTTGGTGCCTGCAGAGGCTTTGTCGGTCCAGACAACCAGCTTCTGTCCGATGGATAACGTATCGCGCGGTGCCATGCCGTTCCAGCTCGCGAGGTTGCGCATCCCGACCCCGTACTTGCGGCTGATAGACCAGAAACTTTCGCCGGATGCGACAAAGTGTTCGATACGATTGCCGGCGCGTGGCTTCTCCTGTTTCGCGGCGCGACGTTCGCTGGCGCTCAGGTTGTAGCTACCCAGCGGCTTGCTGGCGACCGGGATCATTAAATACTGACCGGCGCGAATGGTATTGCCGCGGATGTTGTTGGCTTCGCGAATTGACGCGAGGGTCGTGTGGTATTTTTCCGCAATCCCGGACAGCGTTTCGCCGTTGCCGATCTTGTGCCGCTGCCAGCGCACACGTTCGTCGTCGGGCAGGGCAGCCAGTGCATTGGTGAATGTCTCGGCGGCGTCGATTGGCAGTAGCAGCCGGTGCGGACCGGCCGGGTCTGTTGCCCAGCGATTGTAGCCTGCATTCCAGGAGTAGAGTGTGTCCAGGTCAATACCGCCAAGCTCTGCGGCCAGCGCGAGATCAAGCTGGCCGCCAATGTCGACCGGTACGAACTGCTGATCGCTGACAACCGTCGGCAGCGTGAGCCCATACGCGCCAGGGTCACGGACGATTTCGACCAGCGCCATGAGCTTGGGCACGTAGCTGCTGGTTTCCCGCGATACGTTCAGATTCCAGAAATCGGTCGGCTTGGATTTTGCCCGGTTACGCTTGATGGCCTTCAGTATGTTGCCTTCGCCCGTGTTGTACGACGCCACAGCGAGCAGCCAGTCTCCGTCCATCAGGCCGTGCAGGTGATCCAGGTATTTCAGTGCGCCGTCCGTCGAGTCGACGACATCCC
The DNA window shown above is from Woeseia oceani and carries:
- a CDS encoding LysM peptidoglycan-binding domain-containing protein — translated: MPNIMTTFQRHWRTLVLSCLAGPLAGATSLTLDADGLNGERQEPELQLELEGYQAANVTPAAVWNDLLEHLRQNFSIPPVMNSRVEAELNWFIRHPEYLTRVFTRAQRYLPYISREIDKRGLPSELALLPIVESAYDPFAYSHGRASGLWQIVPGTGRHFGIRQNWWYDGRRDVVDSTDGALKYLDHLHGLMDGDWLLAVASYNTGEGNILKAIKRNRAKSKPTDFWNLNVSRETSSYVPKLMALVEIVRDPGAYGLTLPTVVSDQQFVPVDIGGQLDLALAAELGGIDLDTLYSWNAGYNRWATDPAGPHRLLLPIDAAETFTNALAALPDDERVRWQRHKIGNGETLSGIAEKYHTTLASIREANNIRGNTIRAGQYLMIPVASKPLGSYNLSASERRAAKQEKPRAGNRIEHFVASGESFWSISRKYGVGMRNLASWNGMAPRDTLSIGQKLVVWTDKASAGTNAAPSNVSTTRKLNYTVRNGDSLYLIANRFRITVADLLRWNKIDKNKILRPGQRLTMYVDVRSQSS
- a CDS encoding enoyl-ACP reductase FabI, with product MGFMAGKRALIVGLASKRSIAWGIAQAFAREGAELAFTYQNEKLKPRVEDMAKELGSSLVYPLDVAHDSEIDALMESIKQEWDGFEVLVHSVGFAPRDQLAGTYIESVTREGFQIAHDISSYSLAGLAKAALPLMENRNSAILTLSYLGAVRAVPNYNVMGLAKASLEANVRFLAADLGPRGIRVNGISAGAIKTLAAAGIAGFRKMLTHMEQVSPIRRNVTPEDVGNAAAFLCSDLAAGIAGEIMYVDGGYNTIGMHLDEE
- a CDS encoding glycosyltransferase family 4 protein — translated: MSTSLPASPLLCHVNLASDYRGGERQTQLLIEELAKRGYRQRLVARRNGKLAPRCSSVTGLEIVESASQPLAAAWAAHGADLLHAHEARGIYACWLAARLPRVPWLLTRRVDNPFKSSPLRDRAYRRASAVVGVSRTIAEQIQASYPGVRCTVIADAHADLASAHRTPEALRARFAGKTVVGHVGALDHAHKGQGTIIEMARLARDQHPQLHFVLVGDGRDETTFRASAAGLDNLEFTGFVDNIDDWLSVFDLFVFPSLHEGLGSTLLDAMSFGLPLVASNVGGIPDIVVDKVNGLLIEPERPEELLTAVLTLLQDDNLYASMRAANLSQADAYSPVAMADRYEALYRKLLRMR